The Oscillatoria salina IIICB1 nucleotide sequence CCTTCATATCCTGAACGAGAATAAGTACCTTCGATAAAGTCTCCTGGTGCGACAATTGGGGCTGTATTTGGACTACCTCCATTCAACCAGTTAAAGTATAAGTAAAAAGAACCTGTAGCGAAGAAGTCTGAGGGAGTTGTACTGAAAATGTAGATATCTGTTTGCTTGGGGGTACTAAGATTATCAAAAAGTGACACAAATGCTTCGGAATTATCGTCGTTGATGGTTTCTTGGAGGATGTTTTCTGCATTGAAAATCTTGATTTCAAAGCTAGATAAATCAAAGACTCCTTGGTTGATAACAAATTCGTTACTGTCAGGGGTGTTGGAGTCGTAAGCGAAGTTTCCTTGGAAAAATCCGCCTGTTTTTAGGTCGCCTTCTAAGTTAAAGTTTAATTGAACAGCAGTAGTAGGAATAGGTGTAAGTAGAGTTGTACAAAGAATGACAATTGAAAGTTGTGAAAGGAAATTCATTTTTCTTTGAGAAAATTGTTTTCTGAGTAAGCTAATGCTTAATCAAAAGGTTACTTATCGATGGAAATAGATAAATCACTCAAAGGAAGTAGACTGGTTGGTGTAGAGTTGTGAAATTATTGTTTGGGTTGGGGGTGGTAAGCGAGATTTAAGATGAGTTTCTCCCCAAGTCGCAAAGCTGAGTTATTAGTTGGAAAATTAATGTTTATGGGTTGGTTTTTCGTTTAAGCAATATTGATGTAGATTTTCTCCCCAAGTCGTAAAGCTGAGTTATTGGTTGGGAAATAGATGTTTACGAGTTGGGTTTGATGTCGCTAGTTTGGAAATTTATCGGTTTCAGCATCATTGAAAGAAATTTTCTCGCAAAGTCGCAAAGCTGAGTTATTGGTTGGAAAATAGATGTTTACGAGTTGGGTTTGATGTCGCTAGTTTGGAAATTTATCGGTTTCAGCAGCATTGAAGGAAATTTTCTCGCAAAGTCGCAAAGCTGAGTTATTAGTTGGAAAATTAATGTTTATGGGTTGGTTTTTCGTTTAAGCAATATTGATGTAGATTTTCTCCCCAAGTCGCAAAGCTGAGTTATTAGTTGGGAAATAGATGTTTACGAGTTGGGTTTGATGTCGCTAGTTTGGAAATTTATCGGTTTCAGCATCATTGAAAGAAAATTTCTCGCAAAGTCGCAAAGCTAAGTTATTGGTTGGAAAATAGATTTTTCTGGGTTGGTTTGAGATTTTTGGGTTTCAGCAATATTGAAGGAAAATTTCTCCCCAAGTCGCAAAGCTGAGTTATTGGTTGGAAAATTAATGTTTATGGGTTGGTTTTTCGTTTAAGCAATATTGATGTAGATTTTCTCCCCAAGTCGCAAAGCTGAGTTATTGGTTGGAAAATAGATGTTTACGAGTTGGTTTGAGATTTTTGGGTTTCAGCAGCATTGAAGGAAAATTTCTCCCCAAGTCGCAAAGCTGAGTTATTAGTTGGGAAATAGATGTTTACGAGTTGGGTTTGATGTCGCTAGTTTGGAAATTTATCGGTTTCAGCAGCATTGAAGGAAATTTTCTCGCAAAGTCGTAAAGCTGAGTTATTAGTTGGAAAATTAATGTTTATGGGTTGGTTTTTCGTTTAAGCAATATTGATGTAGATTTTCTCCCCAAGTCGTAAAGCTGAGTTATTGGTTGGGAAATAGATGTTTACGAGTTGGGTTTGATGTCGCTAGTTTGGAAATTTATCGGTTTCAGCATCATTGAAAGAAATTTTCTCGCAAAGTCGCAAAGCTAAGTTATTGGTTGGAAAATAGATGTTTCTGGGTTGGTTTGAGATTTTTGGGTTTCAGCAATATTGAAGGAAAATTTCTCCCCAAGTCGCAAAGCTGAGTTATTAGTTGGGAAATAGATGTTTACGAGTTGGGTTTGATGTCGCTAGTTTGGAAATTTATCGGTTTCAGCAGCATTGAAGGAAAATTTCTCGCAAAGTCGTAAAGCTGAGTTATTGGTTGGAAAATAGATGTTTACGAGTTGGGTTTGATGTCGCTAGTTTGGAAATTTATCGGTTTCAGCATCATTGAAAGAAAATTTCTCGCAAAGTCGTAAAGCTGAGTTATTGGTTGGAAAATAGATGTTTACGAGTTGGTTTGAGATTTTTGGGTTTCAGCAGCATTGAAGGAAAATTTCTCCCCAAGTCGCAAAGCTGAGTTATTGGTTGGGAAATAGATGTTTCTGGGTTGGTTTGATTTCGTGAAGAGGTAAGGGGTAGAAGAAATTTTGGCGATTATTTTGATAAGTTTGTTAGGTTAATTGGGTAAATTGTCGGAAAATATGGTTTAGTAGGGTAAAAACTGGAAAATAAATCTCTAGTAATTTGAAATAAATATGGGAACTTTTTTATTTGTCTTGCTTGTTTTCCCTTTTGTGTAAGAATTTAGAAGATGAGACGGGGTTAGGTTAAAATGATTTAGGCTGAGTAGATATAATTTTCCTAGCATCTATTTCTTCTTTCCTGTGTCTGAAGTTACTTCCTCTGATGTCTCGCAGTTTAACCAACAAACTTATCAACGTCTGTCTCAAGCGTTGGGTATTGGTTTACGTCGTCAAATTTTTATGGTTGTTTGCGATGATTTTGGTTTTCGGGAGATTCTAATTCAGCAGCTAGATGCACAATTGAAGGGATTGCAGTTGGTAACTTTAGAGTTAGATTTGGATAATCCTAATATTGTCGCGCAAATTGGGAAATGGTTGAAGAAAAATCAGTTAGTTAAGAAAAAGCGATCGCTTTCGGATAAGGTTTCGTCTACGCTACTTCCTCATTTTCAAATTGTCGGGGTAGAACGGCTGATTCGTCAATCCCCAGCCCAACAACAACTTTTTCTCCGTAGTTTACAATCTCTGGAACGTTATTTACCACGTTTGGAGGCGAATTTGTTGTTTTGGTTGCCTTGTCCGTGGTTAAATACGATTAGGCAGTCTGTACCTGAGTTTTGGCGCTGGCATACGGGGATATTTATTTTTCAGGGAGACCCAACTCCGGTAGACTGGGAATTGTCTAGGTCTACTCAAGTTAGGGAAAGTAAGCCGGATCTTAATTTAGATTTGGAGTCAACACAATTAGACTCTAACACGATCGCGCCCCTCGCTGTTGCTCAAGAAGATATCTCGGTTGCGGAAATTTCTGTAAATACTGAGGAAGAAACCAGAGTTACTTCTTCTCTACCACAACTCGATAGTCTCGAAGATGTGGCAGAATTGTTAGAGCAGTCTTATTCCCAAAATGAAATTGCTACTGCTTTAATGCAATTGGGGAATAAGTTTCGCGAATTTGTTGCTGCTGGGGATGCTTCTCAAGAAAATTTAACTACTGCTATACAAGCTTATTCCCAAGCGCTAGAATGGGCTGAAGATGATTTTTCCCATACACCAGAAATTCTCAATGATTTAGGAAATATTTTCTGGATGATGTCTCGTCAAACTACTGAGACTACGGAAAAGTTAGCATTTCTCGAACAAGCTATACAAGCTTATCAATTTGGTTTAACTCGTCTGACAGCCGAAACTGCACCGCAAATTTATGCGATGATTCAAAATAACTTGGGTGCAGCTTATGGAGATTTAGCTAGTTATCAAGATACTACGGTTAATTTACAATTAGCAATTCGCGCTTACGAAGATGCTTTGCGTTATCGATCGCCAGCACAAGATCCGCTAAAATATGGTTCGACGCAGAATAACTTGGGGACAGCATACTGGAATCTTGCCCAAAAACAAAATAGTCCCGCTAATTTACATAGCGCGATCGCGGCTTATAATGAAGCTCTAGCTCAGTATAGCCCAGATCGGACTCCGACTAATTGGGCGACGATCCAAAATAACCTCGGTACGGCATACTGGAATTTAGCTCAATACGAACAACCAGAAATTTATTTACGAGTTGCAATCGACTCTTACCAAAACGCCCTTGAATATCGTAACTCAGAAACCTCCCCCGCAGCTTGTGCAGCTACACAAAATAATTTAGCTACCGCTTACTGGCATTTAGCCACAAAAGTTGACCAAGAACCCCAAGTCAAGCAAGAATATTTACAAAGCGCGATCGCTAATTACGAAGCAACTTTGATTCTCGCTTTGAGGTTAACGAATCAAGATCCACCTGTAAAGCTCAATTTCGATCTCAAAGGGACTTATAATAATCTTGGTTCCGTGCTTTATCAACTTGGTAATTTACCCCAATTCGATGAAACAGAGAAACAAGAGTATTTCATCGGAGCATTACAAGCGCATTTAGAAGCTTTAGACCTTGCTACTCCCGATACAGGAGGTTACAAAGTCGCCTTTAACTACATTATCCGCATTGTGAGGACACTTTATCAAGAATTTGGCGTTTCCGGACAAAATCTCGCTTTAGCTGTCATTCCCGCTCAACTCTTACCAGAAATTCTGCCAAAATTGTAAAATTATACTTAATTCTTAACAATTGAGATTTTAGATCATTGGAGTGATTAGAAATTTCTACTAGCGCAATAGTTTAAGCCTATCCTAGCTATTTCCTTTTCCGAGGCTCCGCCTCCAGTTAAAATTAAAGTGGAGAATAGGTTCAAATTCACTTCAACGCGATCGCCTATAATCAAAACAAAGTTTAATTCCTCGTTTCTAGGCTCCGCCTAGAAATGCCCTTCGGAGGCTCTGCCTCCATTAAAATTATAACTCTAACTTTACTATTATAACTGTCATTCTGAGCGAAGCAAAATCTTTCCTCTCATCCACCTAGAAATGCTTTTCAGAAGCTCCGCCTCCAGTTAAAATTAAGGAGGCAGAGCCTCTAGTTGTGCGTTCCCCGGCGGAGCCAGGGAACGAGAGAAAATGCTATTTCCCTCGATACTTCCTCGTTTCTAGGCTCCGCCTAGAAATGCTTTTCGGAGGCTCT carries:
- a CDS encoding tetratricopeptide repeat protein: MSEVTSSDVSQFNQQTYQRLSQALGIGLRRQIFMVVCDDFGFREILIQQLDAQLKGLQLVTLELDLDNPNIVAQIGKWLKKNQLVKKKRSLSDKVSSTLLPHFQIVGVERLIRQSPAQQQLFLRSLQSLERYLPRLEANLLFWLPCPWLNTIRQSVPEFWRWHTGIFIFQGDPTPVDWELSRSTQVRESKPDLNLDLESTQLDSNTIAPLAVAQEDISVAEISVNTEEETRVTSSLPQLDSLEDVAELLEQSYSQNEIATALMQLGNKFREFVAAGDASQENLTTAIQAYSQALEWAEDDFSHTPEILNDLGNIFWMMSRQTTETTEKLAFLEQAIQAYQFGLTRLTAETAPQIYAMIQNNLGAAYGDLASYQDTTVNLQLAIRAYEDALRYRSPAQDPLKYGSTQNNLGTAYWNLAQKQNSPANLHSAIAAYNEALAQYSPDRTPTNWATIQNNLGTAYWNLAQYEQPEIYLRVAIDSYQNALEYRNSETSPAACAATQNNLATAYWHLATKVDQEPQVKQEYLQSAIANYEATLILALRLTNQDPPVKLNFDLKGTYNNLGSVLYQLGNLPQFDETEKQEYFIGALQAHLEALDLATPDTGGYKVAFNYIIRIVRTLYQEFGVSGQNLALAVIPAQLLPEILPKL